A genomic window from Lotus japonicus ecotype B-129 chromosome 1, LjGifu_v1.2 includes:
- the LOC130722910 gene encoding LOW QUALITY PROTEIN: DNA-directed RNA polymerase subunit beta''-like (The sequence of the model RefSeq protein was modified relative to this genomic sequence to represent the inferred CDS: inserted 1 base in 1 codon; deleted 3 bases in 2 codons; substituted 1 base at 1 genomic stop codon): protein MNLPDSEGKNLHQYLKFNSNMEGPVEIWYATSEYLRQEMNPNFSMTDPFNPVHIMSFSGARGNASQVHQLVGMRGLMSDPQGQMIDLPIQSNLREGLSLTEYIISCYGARKGVVDTAVRTSDAGYLTRRLVEVVQHIVVRRTDCGTVRGISVNTRNRMMSERILIQTLIGRVLADDIYIGSRCIVVRNQDIGIGLINRFINFQTQPIFIRTPFTCRNTSWICRLCYGRSPIHGDLVELGEAVGIIAGQSIGEPGTQLTLRTFHTGEVFTGGTAEYVRSPSNGKIKFNENSAYPTRTRHGHPAFLCYIDLYVTIESNDIMHNVIIPPKSFLLVQNDQYVKSEQIIAEIRAGTYTLNLKKRFENIFFLIRKEKCIGVQIYITFLSLHIVMYISYQKQAICGYYREIHTSLIQFLCHFLRIKIKXALIPFLLQKEILRTFXVSNNQVRLCPDHCHFMHPTISPDTSNLLAKKRRNRFIIPFLFRSIRERNNELMPDISVEIPIDGIIHKNRIRLANPYLATPGATIHGHYGEMLYEGDILVTFIYEKSRSGDITQGLPKVEQIGEKLDIEVPQTVLPDTVFEAVVRIPYDMQVKQVLANGKRGTLNEKQDA from the exons ATGAATCTACCCGATTCAGAAGGGAAGAACTTGCATCAGTATCTCAAATTCAATTCAAACATGG AGGGCCCTGTGGAGATATGGTATGCTACAAGTGAATATTTGCGACAAGAAATGAATCCCAATTTTAGTATGACTGACCCCTTTAATCCAGTCCATATAATGTCTTTTTCGGGAGCTAGGGGAAATGCATCTCAAGTGCACCAATTAGTAGGTATGAGAGGATTAATGTCGGATCCCCAGGGTCAAATGATTGATTTACCCATTCAAAGCAATTTACGTGAAGGACTTTCTTTAACAGAATATATTATTTCTTGTTATGGAGCCCGCAAGGGGGTTGTGGATACTGCTGTACGAACATCAGATGCTGGATATCTTACACGGAGACTTGTTGAAGTGGTTCAACACATTGTTGTACGCCGAACAGATTGCGGTACCGTTCGAGGGATTTCTGTAAATACTCGGAATAGAATGATGTCAGAAAGAATTTTGATACAAACATTAATTGGTCGTGTATTAGCAgacgat atatatatagggtcGCGATGCATTGTCGTTAGAAATCAAGATATTGGAATTGGACTTATCAATCGATTCATAAACTTTCAAACACAACCAATATTTATCCGAACCCCCTTTACCTGTAGGAATACGTCTTGGATCTGTCGATTATGTTACGGGCGGAGTCCTATTCATGGAGACCTGGTCGAATTGGGAGAAGCTGTAGGTATTATAGCCGGCCAATCTATTGGAGAACCTGGTACTCAATTAACATTAAGAACTTTTCATACTGGCGAAGTCTTCACGGGTGGTACCGCCGAATATGTGCGATCCCCCTCGAAtggtaaaataaaattcaatgaGAATTCGGCTTACCCTACACGTACACGTCATGGACATCCTGCCTTTTTATGTTATATAGACTTATATGTAACTATTGAAAGTAACGATATTATGCATAACGTAATTATTCCACCCAAAAGTTTTTTATTAGTTCAAAATGATCAATATGTAAAATCTGAACAAATAATTGCCGAGATCCGTGCAGGAACATATACTTTAAATTTG AAGAAAAGGTTCGAAAACATATTTTTTCTGATTCGGAAGGAGAAATGCATTGGAGTACAAATATATATCACGTTTCTGAGTTTGCATATAGTAATGTACATATCTTACCAAAAACAAGCCATTTGTGGATATTATCGGGAAATTCACACAAGTCTGATACAGTTTCTTTGTCACTTCTTAAGGATCAAGATCAAATGAGCACTCATTCCCTTCCTACTGCAAAAAGAAATACTTCGAACTT TAGTAAGTAATAATCAAGTACGACTATGTCCGGATCATTGTCATTTTATGCATCCTACTATTTCCCCCGATACTTCGAATTTATTAGCAAAAAAGCGAAGAAATAGATTCATTATTCCATTTCTATTCCGATCAATTCGAGAACGAAACAACGAGCTAATGCCCGATATCTCGGTTGAAATACCTATCGATGGTATTATTCATAAAAATA GAATAAGATTGGCTAACCCTTATTTGGCAACCCCGGGAGCAACTATTCATGGACATTATGGAGAAATGCTTTATGAAGGAGATATATTAGTTACatttatatatgaaaaatcGAGATCTGGTGATATAACACAAGGTCTTCCAAAAGTAGAACAG